One genomic region from Actinocatenispora thailandica encodes:
- a CDS encoding Fur family transcriptional regulator gives MLRAAALRVTRPRMAVLSAVYEHPHADTDSIIGAVRTRLGGVSHQAVYDVLRALTAAGLVRRIEPPGSVARYEARVGDNHHHVVCRSCGVITDVDCAVGDAPCLTPSDDHGFVIDEAEVVYRGLCPDCSISASN, from the coding sequence ATGCTGCGTGCCGCCGCGTTGCGCGTGACACGCCCGCGGATGGCGGTGCTGTCCGCGGTGTACGAGCACCCGCACGCCGACACGGACTCGATCATCGGCGCCGTCCGGACCCGCCTCGGCGGCGTGTCCCACCAGGCCGTGTACGACGTGCTGCGGGCGCTGACCGCGGCCGGCCTGGTGCGCCGGATCGAACCGCCGGGCTCGGTGGCGCGCTACGAGGCGCGGGTCGGGGACAACCACCACCACGTCGTGTGCCGCTCCTGCGGCGTGATCACCGACGTCGACTGCGCCGTCGGTGACGCACCCTGCCTGACCCCGTCGGACGACCACGGTTTCGTCATCGACGAGGCCGAGGTGGTCTACCGGGGGCTGTGCCCCGACTGCTCCATCTCAGCAAGTAACTGA
- the katG gene encoding catalase/peroxidase HPI has product MSDSSDAALGEVNEPSAAGCPVVHGRAGRPTVVGGNRDWWPNQLNLAILRKHTAAANPMDADFDYRKEFSSLDLDALAADVDALITSSQDWWPADFGNYGPLFIRMAWHSAGTYRIEDGRGGAGGGQQRFAPLNSWPDNVLLDRARRLLWPIKKKYGKKISWADLYIFAGNRALETMGFRTFGFAGGRPDVWEPDEDVYWGPERTWLGDERYTGDRELDKPLAAVQMGLIYVNPEGPNGTPDPVAAARDIRETFRRMAMNDEETVALIAGGHTFGKTHGAADADQYVGPEPEAAPLEEMGLGWKGSYGSGKGRDAIGSGLEVTWTPTPTAWDNTFFETLFGYEWELVDSPAGAKQWVAKDGAGANTVPDPQDGSLSRPPTMLTTDLSLRFDPVYERISRRFHEHPDEFADAFARAWFKLTHRDMGPIQRYLGPLVPTERLIWQDPVPAVDHELVSAEDVAALKRQILDSGLTVAQLVSTAWAAASTYRNSDKRGGANGGRIRLEPQRGWEVNEPDRLAQVLRTLEGVKQSFDAGATGGKKVSLADLVVLGGVAAVEQAAKQAGVEVEVPFTPGRTDASQEQTDVESFAPLEPKADGFRNYLGKDSQLPAEYLLVDRANLLNLSAPELTVLVGGLRVLGANYQQSSLGVLTDRPGTLTNDFFANLLDMGTEWKPTAEDAQTFEGRDRGTGELKWTGSRADLIFGSNSELRAVAEVYASDDAQEKFVRDFVAAWHKVMNADRYDLV; this is encoded by the coding sequence GTGTCTGACAGTTCTGACGCCGCGCTGGGCGAGGTCAACGAGCCAAGTGCCGCCGGCTGCCCGGTCGTGCACGGTCGGGCCGGCCGGCCGACCGTGGTCGGCGGCAACCGCGACTGGTGGCCGAACCAGCTCAACCTGGCGATTTTGCGCAAGCACACCGCGGCGGCCAACCCGATGGACGCCGACTTCGACTACCGGAAGGAGTTCTCCTCGCTCGACCTCGACGCGCTGGCCGCCGACGTCGACGCGCTGATCACCAGCTCGCAGGACTGGTGGCCGGCGGACTTCGGCAACTACGGCCCGCTGTTCATCCGGATGGCCTGGCACAGCGCCGGGACCTACCGGATCGAGGACGGGCGCGGTGGGGCCGGGGGCGGCCAGCAGCGGTTCGCGCCGCTGAACAGCTGGCCGGACAACGTCCTGCTGGACCGGGCCCGGCGACTGCTCTGGCCGATCAAGAAGAAGTACGGCAAGAAGATCTCGTGGGCCGACCTGTACATCTTCGCCGGCAACCGCGCGCTGGAGACGATGGGCTTCCGCACCTTCGGCTTCGCCGGTGGCCGCCCCGACGTGTGGGAACCCGACGAGGACGTGTACTGGGGCCCCGAGCGCACCTGGCTCGGCGACGAGCGCTACACCGGTGACCGCGAGCTGGACAAGCCGCTGGCCGCGGTGCAGATGGGCCTGATCTACGTCAACCCGGAGGGCCCCAACGGCACCCCGGACCCGGTGGCCGCGGCCCGCGACATCCGCGAGACGTTCCGCCGGATGGCGATGAACGACGAGGAGACCGTCGCGCTGATCGCCGGCGGCCACACCTTCGGCAAGACGCACGGTGCCGCCGACGCCGACCAGTACGTCGGCCCCGAGCCGGAGGCCGCCCCGCTGGAGGAGATGGGGCTGGGCTGGAAGGGCAGCTACGGCTCCGGCAAGGGCCGGGACGCGATCGGCAGCGGCCTGGAGGTCACCTGGACCCCGACGCCGACCGCGTGGGACAACACGTTCTTCGAGACCCTCTTCGGCTACGAGTGGGAGCTGGTCGACAGCCCCGCCGGGGCCAAGCAGTGGGTGGCGAAGGACGGTGCCGGCGCCAACACGGTCCCGGACCCGCAGGACGGCTCGCTGTCCCGGCCGCCGACGATGCTCACCACCGACCTGTCGCTGCGCTTCGACCCGGTCTACGAGCGGATCTCGCGCCGCTTCCACGAGCACCCCGACGAGTTCGCCGACGCGTTCGCGCGGGCCTGGTTCAAGCTGACGCACCGCGACATGGGCCCGATCCAGCGCTACCTGGGCCCGCTGGTGCCGACCGAGCGGCTGATCTGGCAGGACCCGGTACCGGCGGTCGATCACGAGCTGGTGTCGGCCGAGGACGTGGCCGCGCTGAAGCGGCAGATCCTCGACTCGGGCCTGACCGTGGCGCAGCTGGTGTCGACCGCGTGGGCGGCGGCGTCGACGTACCGCAACAGCGACAAGCGCGGCGGCGCGAACGGCGGCCGGATCCGGCTGGAGCCGCAGCGCGGCTGGGAGGTCAACGAGCCGGACCGGCTGGCCCAGGTGCTGCGCACCCTGGAGGGCGTCAAGCAGTCGTTCGACGCCGGGGCGACCGGCGGCAAGAAGGTCTCGCTGGCCGACCTGGTCGTGCTCGGCGGCGTCGCCGCCGTGGAGCAGGCGGCGAAGCAGGCCGGTGTCGAGGTCGAGGTGCCGTTCACCCCGGGCCGCACCGACGCCAGCCAGGAGCAGACCGACGTGGAGTCGTTCGCGCCGCTGGAGCCGAAGGCCGACGGGTTCCGCAACTACCTCGGCAAGGACAGCCAGCTGCCGGCGGAGTACCTGCTGGTCGACCGGGCCAACCTGCTCAACCTCTCCGCGCCGGAGCTGACCGTACTGGTCGGCGGGTTGCGGGTGCTCGGCGCGAACTACCAGCAGTCGTCGCTGGGCGTGCTCACCGACAGGCCCGGCACGCTGACCAACGACTTCTTCGCCAACCTGCTCGACATGGGTACCGAGTGGAAGCCGACCGCGGAGGACGCGCAGACGTTCGAGGGCCGGGACCGCGGCACCGGGGAGCTGAAGTGGACCGGCAGTCGCGCCGATCTGATCTTCGGCTCGAACTCCGAGCTGCGCGCCGTCGCCGAGGTGTACGCCAGCGACGACGCGCAGGAGAAGTTCGTCCGTGACTTCGTCGCCGCCTGGCACAAGGTCATGAACGCCGACCGGTACGACCTGGTCTGA
- a CDS encoding NAD(P)/FAD-dependent oxidoreductase, whose protein sequence is MKRILIVGGGYAGFYAAWKLEKRLRPREATLTIVDPRPYLTYQPFLPEVAAGSIEPRHAAVSLRRHLRRTRVVPGWVTKVDHAHRRVTVRPDPGPEFDLAYDVIVLTAGAVTRKFPVPGVTSQAIGMKHVEEAVAIRDRLLTSFDRGSVLPAGPLRQRLLTVTFVGGGFSGVEGFGETLSLAHSLLRRYPQLHRDELRFHLVEATRRILPEVGEPASRWVAQSFAERGGRVHLDTKVASTLDGHVVLSTGEEYDSGLIVWTTGNDANPVVRKDTDLPIGDRGQLVVRADLRVGTEAEPVADAWAAGDDAAVPDLTAGTPGRYVVQNAQNALRQGKLLARNIAASLRGRPTRPYLHHSLGAVATLGIGSGIFQYKRIVVKGLPAWLMHRGYHVLAVPTWERKIRVLAGWLTQAMFGRDIVSLESVEHPRRAFVAGGEPK, encoded by the coding sequence GTGAAGCGGATCCTCATCGTCGGCGGCGGGTACGCGGGCTTCTACGCGGCGTGGAAGCTGGAGAAGCGGCTGCGGCCGCGGGAGGCCACCCTCACCATCGTCGACCCGCGCCCGTACCTGACCTACCAGCCGTTCCTGCCGGAGGTCGCGGCCGGCTCGATCGAGCCGCGGCACGCGGCGGTGTCGCTGCGCCGTCACCTGCGCCGGACCCGAGTGGTGCCCGGCTGGGTGACGAAGGTCGACCACGCGCACCGCCGGGTGACGGTACGGCCGGATCCGGGCCCGGAGTTCGACCTGGCCTACGACGTCATCGTGCTGACCGCGGGCGCGGTCACCCGCAAGTTCCCGGTGCCCGGAGTGACCAGCCAGGCGATCGGGATGAAGCACGTCGAGGAGGCGGTCGCGATCCGGGACCGGCTGCTCACCTCGTTCGACCGCGGGTCGGTGCTGCCCGCCGGGCCGCTGCGGCAGCGGCTGCTGACCGTCACGTTCGTCGGCGGCGGCTTCTCCGGTGTGGAGGGTTTCGGCGAGACGCTGTCGCTCGCCCACTCGCTGCTTCGCCGGTACCCGCAACTGCACCGCGACGAGCTGCGGTTCCACCTGGTCGAGGCCACCCGGCGGATCCTGCCCGAGGTCGGCGAGCCGGCCAGCCGCTGGGTGGCGCAGTCGTTCGCCGAGCGCGGCGGGCGGGTGCACCTGGACACCAAGGTCGCCTCCACTCTCGACGGGCACGTGGTGCTCTCCACCGGCGAGGAGTACGACTCGGGGCTGATCGTGTGGACCACCGGCAACGACGCGAACCCGGTCGTGCGCAAGGACACCGACCTACCGATCGGTGACCGCGGCCAGCTGGTGGTGCGCGCGGACCTGCGGGTGGGTACCGAGGCCGAGCCGGTCGCCGACGCCTGGGCCGCCGGTGACGATGCCGCGGTGCCGGACCTCACCGCCGGCACCCCCGGCCGGTACGTGGTGCAGAACGCGCAGAACGCGCTCCGGCAGGGCAAGCTGCTGGCCCGCAACATCGCCGCGAGTCTGCGTGGCCGCCCGACCAGGCCGTACCTGCACCACAGCCTCGGCGCGGTCGCCACCCTCGGCATCGGCAGCGGGATCTTCCAGTACAAGCGGATCGTGGTGAAGGGGCTTCCGGCGTGGCTGATGCACCGCGGGTACCACGTGCTCGCGGTGCCGACCTGGGAGCGCAAGATCCGGGTACTCGCCGGGTGGCTCACCCAGGCGATGTTCGGCCGCGACATCGTCTCGCTCGAATCGGTGGAACACCCGCGGCGGGCGTTCGTCGCGGGCGGCGAACCGAAGTGA
- a CDS encoding RNA polymerase sigma-70 factor: MPEIETPEEDLSDATAVFLAVRPRLFGIAYRMLGSAADAEDLVQEVWLRWQRTDRAAVQNPAAYLATAVTRLAINASRSARARHETYPGQWLPEPVDTAADPQLGAERGAALELAVLLLLEKLSPTERAAYVLREAFDYPYRQIADIVQTTEVAARQLVSRARRRLAADRRRPVDREQHERMLTAFVGAARSGDLAELERLLSADVVSTSDGGGLARATKMPVVGVERVAKFVRAIGPRFWPGTEVVVVEANGQPVLLVRRDGEPVGLVALDVAADGIQRVMWQINPEKLATFRL, translated from the coding sequence ATGCCCGAGATCGAGACGCCCGAGGAGGACCTGTCGGATGCCACGGCGGTGTTCCTCGCCGTGCGACCACGCCTGTTCGGCATCGCCTACCGGATGCTCGGCAGCGCCGCCGACGCCGAGGACCTGGTGCAGGAGGTGTGGCTGCGCTGGCAGCGCACCGACCGGGCCGCGGTGCAGAACCCCGCGGCGTACCTGGCGACCGCGGTGACCCGGCTGGCGATCAACGCCAGCCGCAGCGCGCGGGCCCGGCACGAGACGTACCCCGGGCAGTGGTTGCCGGAGCCGGTGGACACCGCCGCCGACCCGCAGCTGGGTGCCGAGCGTGGCGCCGCGTTGGAACTGGCGGTACTGCTGCTGCTGGAGAAGCTGTCGCCGACCGAGCGCGCCGCGTACGTCTTGCGCGAGGCGTTCGACTACCCGTACCGGCAGATCGCCGACATCGTGCAGACCACCGAGGTCGCCGCCCGGCAACTGGTCAGCCGGGCCCGGCGCCGGCTCGCCGCGGACCGGCGCCGGCCGGTCGACCGGGAACAGCACGAGCGGATGCTGACCGCGTTCGTCGGCGCGGCCCGGTCGGGGGACCTGGCGGAGTTGGAGCGGCTGCTCAGCGCGGACGTGGTGAGCACCTCGGACGGCGGCGGGCTGGCCCGGGCCACCAAGATGCCGGTGGTGGGCGTCGAGCGGGTCGCGAAGTTCGTGCGGGCGATCGGCCCGCGGTTCTGGCCCGGTACCGAGGTGGTCGTGGTCGAGGCGAACGGTCAGCCGGTGCTGTTGGTTCGCCGGGACGGCGAGCCGGTCGGCCTGGTCGCGCTCGATGTCGCCGCGGACGGGATCCAGCGGGTGATGTGGCAGATCAACCCGGAGAAGCTGGCCACCTTCCGGCTGTGA
- a CDS encoding TMEM175 family protein, whose protein sequence is MTTNRLEAFSDGVMAIIITVMVLELAVPSGHQLADLVHSTGIGLLTYLLSFVYVGIYWNNHHHMFQLAKQITGGALWANLAMLFFLSLFPFTTAWMDESRFAPTPVVLYGVDLLCAAAAYLVLQRVIIHLEGPGSPLRRAIGADVKGKVSAVLYLTGVLAALTVDRAGHLGVWIALACYVAVAVLWIVPDRRMDRAVRQAVADRSGERG, encoded by the coding sequence GTGACCACCAACCGGTTGGAGGCGTTCAGCGACGGGGTGATGGCCATCATCATCACCGTCATGGTGCTGGAGCTGGCCGTGCCGTCCGGTCACCAGCTCGCCGACCTGGTGCACAGCACCGGGATCGGGTTGCTGACCTACCTGCTCAGCTTCGTGTACGTCGGCATCTACTGGAACAACCACCATCACATGTTCCAGCTGGCGAAGCAGATCACCGGCGGTGCGCTCTGGGCGAACCTGGCGATGCTGTTCTTCCTGTCGCTGTTCCCGTTCACCACCGCGTGGATGGACGAGTCGCGGTTCGCCCCCACCCCGGTCGTGCTGTACGGCGTGGACCTGCTCTGCGCCGCCGCCGCGTACCTGGTGCTGCAGCGGGTGATCATCCACCTGGAGGGGCCCGGATCGCCGCTGCGCCGGGCGATCGGTGCCGACGTCAAGGGCAAGGTCTCGGCGGTGCTCTACCTCACCGGGGTACTGGCCGCGCTGACCGTCGACCGTGCCGGCCACCTCGGCGTCTGGATCGCGCTGGCCTGCTACGTCGCCGTCGCGGTGCTGTGGATCGTGCCGGACCGCCGGATGGACCGTGCGGTCCGCCAGGCGGTCGCGGACCGGTCGGGCGAGCGGGGGTGA
- a CDS encoding cupin domain-containing protein: MPDSETSTVGDERRAGTWQTALTMIQEVEPPTIPAGAHAMTVIVEFPAGDPGTPPHRHNGPCFGYVVSGEMLFELEGEAPRVVRAGEAFWEPGGDVIHYQNGNNRDDMPVRYTVTMLCPPGSPMLTLVDEDELAARADRRVPATA; the protein is encoded by the coding sequence ATGCCGGACAGCGAAACCAGCACGGTGGGTGACGAGCGGCGCGCGGGTACGTGGCAGACCGCGCTGACGATGATCCAGGAGGTCGAGCCGCCGACGATCCCGGCCGGCGCCCACGCCATGACGGTCATCGTCGAGTTCCCGGCCGGCGACCCGGGTACCCCGCCGCACCGGCACAACGGCCCGTGCTTCGGGTACGTGGTGTCCGGCGAGATGCTGTTCGAGCTGGAGGGCGAGGCGCCGCGGGTGGTCCGGGCCGGTGAGGCCTTCTGGGAGCCGGGCGGCGACGTCATCCACTACCAGAACGGCAACAACCGGGACGACATGCCGGTACGCTACACGGTCACGATGCTGTGCCCGCCCGGCTCACCGATGCTCACCCTGGTCGACGAGGACGAGCTGGCCGCGCGGGCGGACCGCCGGGTCCCGGCGACCGCCTGA